A region from the Pristiophorus japonicus isolate sPriJap1 chromosome 14, sPriJap1.hap1, whole genome shotgun sequence genome encodes:
- the LOC139279570 gene encoding claudin-4-like yields MASACFQVVGFITAVVGWLMACVATAIPQWKIRNLDGSTILTVDEGWEGIWMNCINDSGGLLSCDIYDSLLGLPADLRAARALMCLAVALGILAMVVSSAGMKCTKFARGEERFKASLTVSGGVFFILAGACVLIPVSWTASNIVADFYNPLVPMSMKAELGDALFLGWGSTCVLFLGGSILCCSCPTDSEWSKGYGRNRPQYQRTAPGNR; encoded by the coding sequence ATGGCGAGTGCTTGCTTCCAGGTGGTGGGATTCATCACAGCCGTGGTCGGCTGGCTGATGGCCTGCGTCGCTACGGCAATCCCCCAGTGGAAAATCCGGAATCTGGACGGCAGCACTATTCTGACGGTGGATGAGGGCTGGGAGGGGATCTGGATGAACTGCATCAATGACAGCGGGGGTCTCCTGAGCTGCGACATATACGATTCGCTGCTCGGGTTGCCCGCCGACCTACGGGCAGCCAGAGCTCTCATGTGCCTGGCGGTGGCCCTGGGCATTTTAGCCATGGTGGTGTCGAGCGCTGGCATGAAGTGCACCAAGTTTGCCAGGGGCGAGGAGCGGTTCAAGGCCTCACTGACCGTATCCGGAGGGGTCTTCTTCATCCTGGCGGGGGCCTGCGTCCTGATTCCCGTCTCCTGGACCGCCAGCAACATCGTGGCTGACTTCTACAACCCTCTGGTGCCCATGTCGATGAAGGCGGAGCTGGGAGACGCCCTCTTCCTGGGGTGGGGATCGACTTGTGTCCTGTTCCTCGGGGGGAGCATCCTCTGCTGCTCATGCCCAACGGACAGTGAGTGGAGTAAAGGATACGGGAGGAATCGCCCTCAGTACCAGCGCACCGCTCCAGGAAACAGGTAA
- the LOC139279569 gene encoding claudin-4-like: MASTVLEFLGFLIGVVGWMCVCAVTGMPQWKITPFIGSTILNTEVTWEGIWMTCVYQQTSGRLVCDIYDSMLDLSGDVQMARAFMCLAISSGLLAIMVSTVGMKCTYCAGDDRRVKGYVATIGGSFFILAGLCVLVPVSWIAHNVITDFYNPLVPESLKWELGDALYVGWSATCLLSIGGAFLCCSCPTDSDHRQGYRKSYTATQPSVPLQSPTAGYPLKEYV, translated from the coding sequence ATGGCCAGCACTGTCCTGGAATTTCTTGGGTTCCTCATTGGTGTCGTAGGGTGGATGTGTGTCTGCGCAGTTACAGGAATGCCACAGTGGAAGATCACGCCATTTATTGGAAGCACCATATTGAATACAGAGGTCACGTGGGAAGGGATTTGGATGACCTGTGTCTACCAACAGACATCGGGCAGGTTGGTGTGTGATATCTACGACTCAATGCTTGACCTCTCCGGGGACGTACAGATGGCGAGGGCCTTCATGTGTCTGGCCATTTCCTCGGGGCTTCTAGCCATCATGGTGTCGACGGTGGGAATGAAGTGTACGTACTGTGCCGGGGACGACCGCAGGGTCAAAGGTTATGTGGCCACCATTGGCGGCTCCTTTTTCATCTTGGCCGGGTTGTGCGTTCTGGTTCCTGTGTCGTGGATCGCACACAACGTCATCACGGATTTTTACAACCCACTCGTGCCGGAGAGTCTGAAGTGGGAGCTGGGAGATGCCCTTTATGTGGGCTGGTCAGCCACTTGTCTCCTCAGTATTGGAGGGGCCTTTCTCTGTTGCTCTTGTCCCACAGACAGTGACCACAGACAAGGCTATCGCAAGAGTTACACAGCAACTCAGCCTTCAGTGCCACTTCAGAGTCCAACAGCTGGCTACCCACTGAAGGAATACGTCTGA